Part of the Vibrio aerogenes genome, TCTATGGTTTTACTGACAGCCTGTTACGAGCCAGCCACCTGTTATCCTGGGCCGGCGTTTATCATCAGCCGGAGGGGCGCCATGCTGCATTAGCCTCTGACATGATGGAGCCATTCCGGTATCTGGTTGAGCGGGTTGCTTTGACTCTGGTGAATAAGAAGATTCTCACTGAAGCGGATTTTGAAGCACGGGATGGCGGAATCTGGTTGCTGACACACGGGCGTCAGCGTTATCTGGCATCGCTGTTACAAGCGTTGAATACACAAAAAGCTGTGAACAGCTTACCAGCCTGTTCGATCATTGATCACATCCAGCAACAGATTAACAGCTATATTACGACCATTCGCTCCGGGGAGGCATTTCAGGCATGGCACAGCCGTTAATTATTTATGCAGTCTGCTTTGACATCAGTGACGACAAGGTACGCCGCCGGGTGGGTAAAATTCTGCTCAGTTATGGTGACCGGGTGCAGGAATCGGTCTTTGAAATTGCGGTAAAAACGCCTTATCAACTCAATTCTGTATCAGAAAAAATCCAGCGACTGCTGGATGAAACCGACAAGGTTCGTTTCTACCGCCTGTGTGCCAGGTGCCGGGCGCATTCTCATGTCCTCGGTGAAGGCCGTATCGCCGACTGGCCGGATTCTATCATTATCTGCTGAACCCTTCTGATTGATGGCCTGTCCGGGCCAGTGTCTTCCGACGCAGAAGCAGTAGATCAATTTGGTAACTCACATGGTCCTAACGGCCTGTTTCGGCCAGTGTCTTCCGACGGTTCATCGGTGGTTCCACCAGGTAACATACAACGTCCTAACGGCCTGTTTCGGCCAGTGTCTTCCGACCGAAGGAGAAATTATGTTTGATTTTTTACAAGAGTCCTAACGGCCTGTTTCGGCCAGTGTCTTCCGACAGCACCCTCTGGAGGCCTTGATATATAAGGGCTGAGAAGGGCGAATTGGCCGATCTGTATAAATATACATGTAAAAACCCCATATTTTGGCTGTTTTCAGAGGGGATCGGCCAATTGCCGATCTCATCAGACGAGTGGTGATTATATCATCAATTCTGGTGTTGATTCAAAGCGTTAAGGTGAATGTGCACGGTTTTCATTGGAAATTGTGGCATCTGGCCGATCTATTTAGGGAAGGGCTGGGAATGCAAAACTGGTGAGTTTGCAGGATTTTTTGCCTGCAAAACGCCATCATTTAGGGCTTTAACTATCAAGACTAAAACAGTACACAGCCATGCTGTGTCAAATCGCCGTTCAGAGAGACACAAAAAGTCTCACTGACAACGATTTTTTGGTTTGAGTTCAGCTGTTAACTTTCCGGCCGGTAGTCTTCCCATAGCGGGTAATAACAATCTTCAACATAGCCCCGCAGTTTTCCCAATAACTCACCACATTGGCTGGGTGCATCTTCTCCTGAAATGCCTTGTTCGATTAATTGAATCACGGTCTGGCAGGCTTGATCCTGTTTTTGATACCAGTGATTCAGGCTGTTTTTCAATCGTCCGGTTGGCTGTTCTGTGAATTCAGCTTCTTCAATCTTTTTCAGTAACGCCAAAATTTTCATGGTTGCCTGATGTTCTGACTGCCAGCACCGGACAAAGCGTTTTTGCGTGTTTAAATCCATTGTTGTCTCCGGATAAATCTGAGAATCAGCCCAGAGCACTTTCTGAGCTGGTTAATTTGATGAGTGGAGGAGAGTACCGGAAGCTTAGTGTTGCTCAGGGCTGTTTGCGTATAACCATTCGTTGACGACGGTTTGAATTGCAACGGAAAACTGAGCTGTCACGAATGGGTCCAGATCGCCAGTGGTGATCTGCGGAAACATTTCAGCAACACTACTCCAGAACTTATCTTCAAGCAGCTGGATTTGATGTTGTGAGATCTCAATACAGGTGGCAGGTGATGATTGTGAGTAAGACATATTTTATCTCCTTCAGATAAGGCTGGAGCCAATCCCCGGCCTTGTTTTGATGGTGTGTATTATGATCTGATTTTTTTGATTGTCAATATGACAAGTAAATTAATTTTGCATGCAAAAATCTATGCATCTTTAAAGGCTAAAGTTCCATCCCCTACCCGGCTCATGTAAGATACTCACCGGCAGCCGGGCTTTGTCTGTGCTGCTAAAGACCCGGTAATCAGGAATGCCGGGTCTTTTCTATTTGGCGTAAAACCGGTCAACCGCCTGCCGGATGCGCTTTGCCATCTCCTGACAATGTTCTTTATCACTCTTCTCTATCAACTCTAATGCTGCAGAAAGATTCATCAACACGATCTGTTGTTCTGTATTGGCCTGGTTAAATGACTGCACCGGATCGCTCCCCGGCTGATAGGAAACGCCGAGAGTGGCTAGTCCCTGTTTTGCTGCTTCCGAGTAGTTTTTATGTGCGGAGATGGAGAATGTAGATTTGTCGACTAAAAATATCATGTTGATTCCTTCTGAACGGGCCAAAGCCGGTCTTTGGCCGATGCCACATCCTATTCTATCGCGGTTGCTGAGAGCAAGGTGTGTCGGTGTGGTTTTTTGCATGCAAAAATTTTGGATGATCTGGGTTTGGGGAAAAACCAGATCACTACAGTCTGTTACTTTGAGCTCTATCCTGTTGATGTAGTGGATTCTGTTAGATAGATTATTTGTCGTCTTGCTAAGCAGTACCAACACCAGATCCTCATGCAAACAATTAAACACCAAAATAACTCAATTATCTCTCATATACTTTTGCAGAGTTTTTTGATCCACCTCCAATGCTTCTGCGGCTTTAACCCATGTTCTGAATTGCTTTTTGGCAGCTGTTGCAAATTCCTTATGAAACGCTTTCGTTAACTCATCCTTAGTTGTCATGGATAGATCACCAAATGTAAATCTCGTTTCTTGACTATCATCTTGGATAACCTGTTCGCCCAACGAAGCTAGTGAGCTAGAGATTGCCGACTCTGTATCTTGGGCACTTAAAAACGCACACGTCATGTATGCCAGCTTTTTTAGGTCACGTAAGTTACCTGGTAAATATGCCGAGTTAAAAAACTGGATTAACTCATTTGAAACAGGGGCTTCCTCAGGCAGATTAGGGTTAACATTGACTTCCTGCCAGATGCGTTGCCAATCAGACAAAATATCTTCTCTGCATGCCCGAAGTGGAGGGATTGTAATAGTGAGCATGGATACACGATCAAAGAAATCAGCATCAAGTATCGTTGCCAATTGCTCAAGTGATTTATTACTCGCACAAACCAGCTCGAAGTCAGATGCTTCCTCAGTGTCACTCCCAACAGGGCGAAAACTGTGATGATTATCTTGAAGCACTCTAACCAGCTTTCGTTGAACCGAAGTTGGTAAATCTTGTATCTCATCCAAGAACAATACTTTTCCATTTGATTCTTTCAAAAGCCCATTGCGATCCTTTTCCGCTCCAGTGAACGCACCTTTTACGTGGCCAAACAACATACTATCAACCACTTGAGAATCTAGTCCTCCACATGCAAGCGTAACAACCTGCTTTTGCTTTACCTTACCGACAACGGTTTCAATTAGCCTCGTTTTCCCTGTACCACGTTCACCCAGTACAAGTAACGGAGCTTTGGGAACACAAGAGAACTGCTTTAACGTTTGTAATGCATCCTGCCTTGCTTTTGATTTAGGGTCTAAATCGTAAAGGGCGTAACCGCCCTCTGAACTTGAAATAGCAGAGATCTCTGCCAGATACGTGTTTACACTGAAATCAACTTTGGCAATGCTGGTTCTTTTGGTATCGGGGTTATATTGTGATGACCAGAGGATTGTTTCGCGTGGAAAATGCCCCCGAGCATGAAGAATCAACCAAACCGCATGCATCGCCGGTGTTCCCGGCGATACATTGATATGAAGATTCTGTTCAAGCTTTAGCTCTGGAATAATCTCAGACTCTATTGCGTGGTAAATTTCGTTGTGATCAGCTGGGTTCTCGATAGCTACAGTTCGAAAGGTAATCTGTATATCGCCAAATTCATGCTCTTTGTACAGACTGTTATCCCCAGCTGACTGAGTAAGAACAATGACTTTGCCAACATAAACTTTACGATTCTTAAGCCGCTTTAACGCTTCGTCTAATACCTCAACCCCAGCTCTTTTTGAGTGCCAACAAAGCAGTGTGTTTTTGTTATCCAAAGTTACGCCTCCAATACAATTCGGGCGTTTGGCAATTCACTTTGCTTCAGCCTTTTTGCCATGGCAAGTTCGTATTCTTGACGAACTGTAATAGCTAACTGTTTTTTTGTCAGTCGAACAACCTTTGGCTCATAACTCTCTCTAAGCGATCCTGAATCCTGCTTCTTAGAAGTTTCATCCTTAGCCGTTAAAGGTTTGAAATACTCTGGACTGGCGTTAGTGATAACTGGCGGCTCTATACGCCATTTATACTCAATCTTGTGCGATGTTTTTTCCCGCCAGTTTGCATTGGGTATTTTTGGGTGCTTATCCATATCAGACAAGCAATCTGCTTTTATAGGTGATAATTCAACAATGTCTACTTCGCTGACTGAGTACCTCTTGAATGTATTATTTTCCCAAGCTTCAAAACCACCAGAAATCATCCCTAGACTCATGTCGATGCTCAATTCATTGTGGCTATTAGTTAAAAACATATCTAAGCAGTTCATCAGCTCTTTTACCTGAGTACCGGTGAGTTTTACGCCTAACTCAAAGCCTTGATCCATACCATGCGCTTGAAAATTGGCCGACATCACCATGCCATGCATTCCATCTACTACAATCGCTTTGGCATGTAGCCATTTAAAACACATCACCGATGCACCAGCCTGTTTCATAGCCAACAACGCTGGCATGGCTGCGAGTCTTTGGCGAGATAGAATGGTGACTTTTAGCCCCGACTTCGCACGTTCACATATTGCTTTTACAAGCTGATGGTCCTCTTGCCATCCAAAACTCGATATGATGAGTTCATTTTCCGCTTGATTGATCAACGCTAATGCATGTTCCCTAATTCGAGCGTCTTCACTGGATGTGACCAGTATTTCAGTTAATTCCCTTGGATATCTGACATTGCCCGGCGACTTATATGCTGAGAATTCACCACGGCTTGTCATATGGTGCTGCGCACTCTCGAAGATTGCCCAACGGAACACTTTCACGATCTCATCTATTTGATGGCGTGAAAGCGAGACCCCCAACTCTTCATTTCGTTTCAGTGCTTCTTCTGTAAGGTTTGCCGTTAACAGTAACCCTTTCGCATCACCGATCTCATGTAATGCATCTATGACCACAGCCTTTGCGTGGAAATGTGGCGCAGATGCAAAGTGAACATGTCCAGACAATTTGTTTAACATTTCCTTATGCTGCACAAGACACTTTTTACCAAACTCATCATCAGGCACATCGCCATCAAGACGAGTCTCACATGCCAATAGTATGTACACACGAACTTTGCGCTTTGCAGCTTTTAGGACAGCAGATTCGACATTCTCATCAGCAAGCAAAAACGTACTAAGAATAACCGAGTGTTCGGCATTATCGATTAATTCGACAACTCTTGATTGCAGCTCATTGCAGAACAAAGCGCTATTAATAGGTTGCGGAGCAGATACCTGTTTAGGTAAAACAGGCAAAAGCACAGGGGGCAACTTGGTATTTGATTGATCAACAATCTTGGTTTCTGTCTTAGTAAACTTTTCAATTAGATTCATCACTATTATTCCTTATAGGTTCCAATCATGGGCTGCAATGACATGCCAGGTATGCTGATTTTGCTGGTCTTCTTCAATCCAAAACTGATTTGCCAGCTCAGCCCTATCAGGTAGTGTAAAATTCCAACTATTAAAAGGTTCGAGTGCTTTTTCTCTCCACACCTGGTAATTGCTATTAGTGGCATACATATAGATATTTTTATCTAATCGCCATTCAGCCCACTCTCTAGCATCCGATTCTGTAAATGCTGAAATGGATATATTTGGTAACTTCATTGAATCGAAAGTACCCAATTCATAAACGGACGGTTTTTCTATGTTTACAGCTTTTCGCATGCTTATTCGTTCTTCTTCAGTTGTCTTATCAAAAGGAATAGATAAAACCTCTTCTCGTTCATCCCATTGCTTTAACAACCCTACATTATCAAGGAGTACTTCCAGAATTTTCTGGCGAATAACAGGCTCAACCGTACGCGTGTAAACAAGATCTTTCCCTCGTTTAACTTCAACAATTCCAGCTGTAACATTCCACTCGATGTAATAAGGTTTACCTTGAGGTGGTATGCGTTCACCTTTAAGTTCTATTTTGTCCACGCGTACTTCCGAGCCACCACCTATTGGTTGTTCTTGTAAACCAACGAGTTCCTTAACGGATTGAGATATCTCCAACAACTTATCAGCCCGCGCTTTTAGGTTATGACGGTTCTTCCCCAGCCCGATTGACGCTGCGCTTGGCTCCATATGCGCTTCAATAGTCAAAAGTGGATGGGGTAATAAAGGCTCATCACAAATACATAACTTCCAGCACCCATCTGTCGGCACTAAAACATGGTCTTTTTTAAGTGCAGCTTCCCCTGCATCAGTCAATATATATTGGCCTCGAACTGATTCTGCCAGGCCATATAACCGACAAATATTCAGTAACCTTTCAGCGACGACACGACGTCCGATTTTTTCTCCAAATAAGTGTTCGGAGCACTCGGAAGAACTCGCATTCGGATAATCTTGAAGAAATTGCAGCACGCAGTTAATTTCTGGACGGCTATCTGCCAGCGCGATTTCACCCTGTATGAGCCAACTTTCAGTCTTAATTTCTCGTTTGAGTATGATGTCCTGGCTCATAGTGCCTCCTGTGATTCAGTCTCGATTGTTGTAGACCAGTAAGAATTGCTGGCAAAAGTACCTAACACACCCGATGCCTTTTGCATTGCTGAGCGGTTTCCATACACAATGAGCTGATGCTTGGCCCTCGTAATTGCCACATTCAATCGATTTGGGCTTTCGAGAAAACTCGTGGGATGATTATTTGCGAAACTAAGTATGACAAAGTCAGCCTCATGTCCCTGAAAACGGTCTACTGTACATATCTGAATATCAATATACGGTGAGGATTTCTCACCTCGATAGAAATGCCTTACTCCGTGATGATTTCCCGTCCACTTTCGTAATGCTCGACGTATAGCTCGCTCTTGTGCCCGATA contains:
- the cas2 gene encoding CRISPR-associated endonuclease Cas2, coding for MAQPLIIYAVCFDISDDKVRRRVGKILLSYGDRVQESVFEIAVKTPYQLNSVSEKIQRLLDETDKVRFYRLCARCRAHSHVLGEGRIADWPDSIIIC
- a CDS encoding sigma-54-dependent transcriptional regulator encodes the protein MDNKNTLLCWHSKRAGVEVLDEALKRLKNRKVYVGKVIVLTQSAGDNSLYKEHEFGDIQITFRTVAIENPADHNEIYHAIESEIIPELKLEQNLHINVSPGTPAMHAVWLILHARGHFPRETILWSSQYNPDTKRTSIAKVDFSVNTYLAEISAISSSEGGYALYDLDPKSKARQDALQTLKQFSCVPKAPLLVLGERGTGKTRLIETVVGKVKQKQVVTLACGGLDSQVVDSMLFGHVKGAFTGAEKDRNGLLKESNGKVLFLDEIQDLPTSVQRKLVRVLQDNHHSFRPVGSDTEEASDFELVCASNKSLEQLATILDADFFDRVSMLTITIPPLRACREDILSDWQRIWQEVNVNPNLPEEAPVSNELIQFFNSAYLPGNLRDLKKLAYMTCAFLSAQDTESAISSSLASLGEQVIQDDSQETRFTFGDLSMTTKDELTKAFHKEFATAAKKQFRTWVKAAEALEVDQKTLQKYMRDN
- a CDS encoding phospholipase D-like domain-containing protein, coding for MNLIEKFTKTETKIVDQSNTKLPPVLLPVLPKQVSAPQPINSALFCNELQSRVVELIDNAEHSVILSTFLLADENVESAVLKAAKRKVRVYILLACETRLDGDVPDDEFGKKCLVQHKEMLNKLSGHVHFASAPHFHAKAVVIDALHEIGDAKGLLLTANLTEEALKRNEELGVSLSRHQIDEIVKVFRWAIFESAQHHMTSRGEFSAYKSPGNVRYPRELTEILVTSSEDARIREHALALINQAENELIISSFGWQEDHQLVKAICERAKSGLKVTILSRQRLAAMPALLAMKQAGASVMCFKWLHAKAIVVDGMHGMVMSANFQAHGMDQGFELGVKLTGTQVKELMNCLDMFLTNSHNELSIDMSLGMISGGFEAWENNTFKRYSVSEVDIVELSPIKADCLSDMDKHPKIPNANWREKTSHKIEYKWRIEPPVITNASPEYFKPLTAKDETSKKQDSGSLRESYEPKVVRLTKKQLAITVRQEYELAMAKRLKQSELPNARIVLEA